The following proteins come from a genomic window of Lytechinus pictus isolate F3 Inbred chromosome 1, Lp3.0, whole genome shotgun sequence:
- the LOC129263942 gene encoding retinol dehydrogenase 12-like produces the protein MNMELAEEYGTVFLQHSLEWLRSFSLSVALGCLVVTVITSYVAYCYFHRRGITFSWHPGTRRVNSRISLSGKTVLITGANAGIGLETAIDLASRGARVIMGCRNPTKAKVAVADVRKRSSNENVIFKQIDLSDLNSVKKCAEEILKEEERLDVLINNAGLVTFSDRGLTPEGYDITMATNHVGHFMLTLSLINLIKKSAPSRIINVSSFGHLRIKQIDYTDISGKGVSGFNRYKQSKLANIHFTKVLARRLSGTGVTAYSVNLGTVYTNIWESSRVSLKPGMFRDILSLTMPLLRLLLLNEKDGAQTTIYCAVDESITHLSGGYFTNCSLGKESKLAEDEQVAKQLWDITCKATGVDPNILPE, from the exons ATGAACATGGAGCTTGCTGAAGAATACGGGACGGTGTTTCTCCAACATTCTTTGGAATGGCTTCGTAGCTTTTCTCTTTCTGTCGCCCTTGGTTGTCTCGTGGTCACTGTAATAACATCGTATGTCGCATATTGTTACTTTCATAGAAGAGGAATAACCTTCAGCTGGCATCCAGGCACCCGTCGAGTGAACAGTCGCATCAGCCTCAGTGGAAAGACAGTGCTTATAACag GTGCCAATGCTGGTATTGGTCTAGAGACTGCTATTGACCTTGCTAGCCGAGGAGCTAGGGTTATCATGGGATGTCGCAACCCGACCAAAGCAAAAGTAGCAGTAGCCGATGTCCGCAAGAGATCATCCAATGAAAATGTCATCTTCAAGCAAATAGACCTATCAGACTTGAATTCAGTCAAAAAGTGCGCAGAGGAAATTCTAAAAGAAGAGGAGAGACTTGACGTTCTCATAAACAATGcag GACTGGTAACTTTCTCCGACCGGGGCCTGACGCCAGAAGGCTATGATATCACCATGGCAACGAATCACGTTGGGCATTTCATGCTAACTTTGTCGTTGATTAATCTTATTAAGAAGAGTGCCCCCAGTCGGATCATCAATGTATCATCGTTCGGTCACCTCAGGATCAAACAAATTGATTACACAGATATATCAGGCAAAG GAGTATCTGGATTTAATCGTTACAAACAGAGTAAACTGGCAAATATTCACTTCACTAAAGTGCTAGCACGCCGCCTATCGGGGACTGGTGTCACAGCGTATTCGGTAAATCTTGGGACTGTATATACTAACATCTGGGAGTCAAGCAGGGTCAGTTTAAAGCCCGGAATGTTCCGCGATATCTTATCACTGACAATGCCACTTTTAAG ACTCTTATTGCTAAATGAGAAGGATGGCGCCCAAACAACTATCTACTGTGCTGTAGACGAATCGATCACACACCTTTCTGGTGGATACTTCACAAACTGTAGCCTGGGAAAGGAGTCTAAGTTGGCTGAAGACGAGCAAGTTGCCAAACAACTTTGGGATATCACCTGCAAGGCGACTGGCGTCGACCCTAATATCTTACCAGAATAA